From one Esox lucius isolate fEsoLuc1 chromosome 11, fEsoLuc1.pri, whole genome shotgun sequence genomic stretch:
- the rnf25 gene encoding E3 ubiquitin-protein ligase RNF25, with protein sequence MAAESDVLSEIEVLQSIYLDELQVIRREDGGWEVSLVLYPSTGEDSLSQFVRLTLTLTLNLLYPSSPPSISIHNPRGLSDDKLCSLQKCLQAEAESCLGSPVLYQLIEKAKEILTESNIPHGNCVICLYGFKDGEAFTKTSCYHYFHSHCLGRYITHSETELQEREKELEQDKTRERADDEELTVVCPVCREPLTYDIDQLLSNPAPSFPKLEGAELGADFRQKWAELQKLLECQKAKGGIIDTEVESNRFLIHINEPPPDANNVSPDGDASSSQPLPSPTPVSTNTIDDSQEQPHHTVHSNRRGGHQRRHQWPQGNFRGPKRGGRGRPYTQPGRTLPPIDHLDKLSLSSEKHNFNTAYPAHFHYAPIKARLQEHSSQQEPRQAQLSQSEKEGEGCTEQVQLETLVSKEEQPMCPSNLDSFKTDAPPCNGVEVEAGFGHRARGRKRGPRGSTHHTEQWQERHFRVTDQWEARGGGYHHHWDGRGRQSRGGANYHRSRGGGEHMASGRGFHQRVMEGEVVRGGAAL encoded by the exons GGGATGGGAGGTGAGTCTGGTCCTTTACCCCTCCACGGGTGAAGATTCCCTGTCTCAGTTTGTGCGACTGACCTTGACTTTGACTCTCAACTTGCTG tatccctcctctcctccctccatttccATCCACAACCCTCGGGGTCTTTCTGATGACAAGCTGTGCAG TTTGCAGAAATGTCTGCAGGCAGAGGCGGAGTCCTGCCTGGGTTCCCCTGTGTTGTACCAGCTCATTGAG AAAGCCAAAGAGATCCTGACAGAGAGCAATATTCCTCATGGGAACTGTGTCATCTGCCTTTATGGTTTTAAG GACGGGGAGGCGTTCACCAAGACCAGCTGCTACCACTACTTCCACTCCCACTGCCTGGGCCGTTACATCACCCACTCCGAGACTGAgctccaggagagagagaaggagctgGAGCAGGACAAGACACGGGAGAGGGCGGACGACGAG GAGCTAACAGTTGTTTGCCCCGTGTGCAGAGAACCACTGACCTACGACATTGACCAGCTCCTGTCCAATCCCGCTCCAAGCTTTCCGAAG CTGGAGGGTGCAGAGTTAGGGGCAGACTTCCGGCAGAAGTGGGCTGAGCTCCAGAAACTTTTGGAGTGTCAGAAGGCAAAGGGTGGGATTATTGACACCGAGGTGGAGTCTAACCGCTTTCTCATACATATTAATGAG CCGCCTCCTGACGCCAACAATGTCAGCCCTGATGGAGATGCCTCTTCCAGCCAACCACTGCCCTCGCCGACCCCTGTCTCCACCAATACGATCGATGACTCTCAGGAGCAGCCACATCACACCGTCCACTCGAATCGTAGGGGAGGTCACCAGCGCCGGCACCAGTGGCCTCAGGGCAACTTTAGGGGCCccaagaggggagggagaggcaggcCCTACACCCAACCTGGGAGAACTCTCCCCCCTATCGACCATCTGGACAAACTCTCTCTATCCTCAGAGAAACATAACTTCAACACTGCTTATCCTGCCCATTTTCACTATGCACCAATCAAAGCCAGACTTCAGGAGCACTCTAGCCAACAGGAACCAAGACAAGCACAACTAAGTCAATCTGaaaaggaaggagagggatgcACCGAGCAAGTCCAACTGGAGACACTGGTTTCTAAAGAGGAACAGCCAATGTGCCCATCAAACCTGGACAGCTTTAAAACTGACGCCCCTCCTTGCAACGGTGTGGAAGTTGAGGCGGGCTTTGGCCATCGTGcaagggggagaaagaggggccCTCGCGGTTCAACTCACCATACTGAGCAATGGCAGGAGAGGCATTTCAGAGTAACGGACCAATGGGAGGCTCGGGGGGGCGGGTACCATCACCACTGGGATGGACGAGGTCGACAAAGCAGGGGAGGGGCCAACTACCACCGCagcagaggagggggagaacaCATGGCCAGTGGGAGGGGCTTCCAtcagagagtgatggagggagaggtggttAGAGGTGGTGCTGCTCTTTGA
- the LOC109616301 gene encoding carbonic anhydrase 9-like, producing the protein MWHPGSEHTVESVRYPMEVHLVTLRKGWTLEQAKSDQEGIAVFAFFIDVSENSMHAEAWRHLTSYLLNVTQKASSIDIMQPLSISDLLDVDLTKFYRYHGSLTTPACEEVVVWTIFKEPIKIQRELVERFPKTLKYGNTYRMVQKLNGRPVYGSQGMSVSPEGHVGNGYTFSSGALPSGLIPLSSLVMLGWE; encoded by the exons ATGTGGCACCCAGGCTCAGAGCACACAGTGGAGTCAGTCAGATACCCTATGGAG GTCCACCTTGTAACTCTGAGGAAAGGCTGGACCCTGGAGCAGGCCAAGTCTGACCAAGAGGGGATAGCAGTTTTTGCATTCTTCATAGAT GTATCAGAAAACTCCATGCATGCGGAGGCCTGGCGGCACCTGACGTCCTATCTGCTGAATGTAACTCAGAAGG CGTCATCCATTGACATAATGCAGCCACTGTCGATCAGTGATCTGCTGGATGTGGACCTCACCAAGTTCTACCGGTATCATGGTTCGCTCACCACCCCTGCTTGTGAAGAAGTAGTGGTATGGACCATATTCAAAGAACCAatcaaaatacagagagagcTA GTGGAGCGGTTTCCTAAAACCCTTAAGTATGGAAACACCTACCGGATGGTGCAGAAACTCAATGGCCGGCCAGTCTATGGCTCCCAGGGGATGTCGGTGTCCCCAGAGGGCCACGTTGGCAACGGATATACCTTCAGCAGTGGGGCTCTTCCCTCTGGCTTAATACCACTGAGCAGCCTGGTAATGTTGGGCTGGGAGTGA
- the kat8 gene encoding histone acetyltransferase KAT8, protein MSGGAVVTTNERHMRDNNYNNNLSEDRMDVDIDQGHNITDRGDLESGIQAPSSSNGSGGEDDESEAIDREREPGGSSKQRSGEGVVLGCGREQEVSVEIGETYLCQRADKTWHSAEVIQSRLNEQEGREEFYVHYVGFNRRLDEWVGKARLALTKTAKDAVTKIAEGGGGGELGEQPERKITRNQKRKHDEINHVQKTYAEMDPTTAALEKEHEAITKVKYVDKIQIGNFEIDAWYFSPFPEDYGKQPKLWICEYCLKYMKYEKTFRYHLSQCQWRQPPGKEIYRRSNISVYEVDGRDHKIYCQNLCLLAKLFLDHKTLYFDVEPFVFYILTEVNRQGAHIVGYFSKEKESPDGNNVACILTLPPYQRRGYGKFLIAFSYELSKLESTVGSPEKPLSDLGKLSYRSYWSWVLLEILRDFRGTLSIKDLSQMTSITQGDIISTLQSLNMVKYWKGQHVICVTPKLVEEHLKSAQYKKPPITVDTVCLKWAPPKHKQAKFSKK, encoded by the exons ATGTCTGGCGGCGCAGTGGTAACGACGAACGAGCGCCATATGCGGGATAATAACTACAACAATAACCTTTCAGAGGACAGAATGGATGTTGATATAGACCAGGGACACAACATAACGGACCGCGGGGATTTGGAGAGTGGAATACAAGCCCCTAGTTCATCAAATGGCAGTGGAGGGGAGGACGATGAGTCGGAGGCCattgatagagaaagagaacCCGGGGGCTCGAGTAAACAGCGCTCTGGGGAAGGCGTGGTGTTGGGCTGCGGCAGGGAGCAAGAGGTGTCGGTCGAAATCGGAGAGACATATTTATGTCAGCGAGCCGATAAGACATGGC ATTCTGCTGAGGTGATCCAGTCCAGGCTGAACGAACAGGAGGGCAGAGAAGAATTTTACGTACACTATGTTGGAT TTAATAGACGTCTGGATGAGTGGGTGGGCAAGGCTCGTCTGGCCCTGACCAAGACGGCGAAGGACGCAGTGACAAAGATtgcagaggggggaggaggaggtgagctCGGGGAGCAGCCAGAGAGAAAGATCACCCGTAACCAGAAACGCAAACACGATGAGATCAACCACGTGCAGAAG ACATACGCAGAGATGGACCCCACCACAGCTGCCCTGGAGAAAGAGCATGAGGCA ATCACCAAAGTGAAGTATGTGGACAAGATCCAGATTGGGAACTTTGAGATCGACGCTTGGTACTTCTCCCCGTTTCCAGAGGACTACGGCAAGCAGCCCAAGCTATGGATCTGCGAGTACTGCCTCAAGTACATGAAATACGAGAAGACCTTCAGATATCACTTG tCCCAGTGTCAGTGGAGGCAGCCACCTGGGAAGGAGATCTACCGAAGGAGCAACATCTCTGTGTATGAGGTGGATGGACGCGACCACAAG ATCTACTGTCAGAACCTGTGCCTGTTGGCCAAGCTCTTCCTTGACCACAAGACCCTCTACTTTGATGTGGAACCTTTCGTCTTTTACATTCTGACGGAAGTCAACCGCCAGGGAGCACATATTGTGGGATACTTCTCCAAA GAAAAAGAGTCACCAGATGGGAACAATGTGGCGTGCATCCTGACCCTCCCGCCCTACCAGCGCAGAGGCTACGGAAAGTTCCTCATAGCCTTCA GTTATGAACTGTCTAAGTTGGAGAGCACAGTTGGTTCTCCAGAGAAGCCCCTCTCAGACCTGGGCAAGCTGAGCTACAGGAGCTACTGGTCCTGGGTGCTGCTGGAGATTCTCAGGGACTTCCGAGGGACTCTGTCCATCAAGGACCTCAG TCAGATGACCAGCATCACCCAGGGTGACATCATCAGCACGCTGCAGTCGCTTAACATGGTGAAGTACTGGAAGGGCCAGCACGTCATCTGTGTCACACCCAAACTGGTGGAGGAGCACCTCAAGAGCGCCCAGTACAAAAAGCCGCCAATCACAG TTGACACAGTGTGTCTGAAGTGGGCCCCGCCCAAACACAAGCAAGCCAAGTTCTCCAAGAAGTGA